A stretch of Mus musculus strain C57BL/6J chromosome 19, GRCm38.p6 C57BL/6J DNA encodes these proteins:
- the Scgb1a1 gene encoding uteroglobin precursor: protein MKIAITITVVMLSICCSSASSDICPGFLQVLEALLMESESGYVASLKPFNPGSDLQNAGTQLKRLVDTLPQETRINIMKLTEKILTSPLCKQDLRF from the exons ATGAAGATCGCCATCACAATCACTGTGGTCATGCTGTCCATCTGCTGCAGCTCAG CTTCTTcggacatctgcccaggatttcTTCAAGTCCTTGAGGCCCTCCTCATGGAATCAGAGTCTGGTTATGTGGCATCCCTGAAGCCTTTCAACCCTGGCTCAGACCTGCAAAATGCGGGCACCCAGCTGAAGAGACTGGTGGATACCCTCCCACAAGAGACCAGGATAAACATCATGAAGCTCACG GAGAAAATCCTAACAAGTCCTCTGTGTAAGCAAGATTTAAGATTCTGA